The region GGTTTATCTGCGGATCTTGTGTGAGTGAGCGCAGGGCACTGAGTAACGCATCACTCAGCAGCTGTTTTTGTGCCAGAGTTCTTCCTGAAATAATATGGGCCTGAACATGAATAAAGCCCTGACGTTCACCGCCAAGTTGGTAATCACTGTAGGCAATTGCCCGTGTTTTTATTGATGCAGGGTCAAACAACCGAGTGGCTTCAGCGCCTCGATGGACAGCTTCAACAAGTTGGGTGGCAGGAATATCTAAGTTGGCAGAGTGTTCAATGATCAGGTGGGGCATGGTATCACAAGGTATTTATCGCTAATATGGCAATATAATAAGAATCTTTTCTTACGATGCCAAGTGATTCATGGTGCGCATAGCGTTTCTGAACTGACAGGCATGTATATGGATAACAGGATATTATGCGGGCGATATTTAAATCTAAACCGTTGCTGGAAGAGGCTCAGGCTCTACAGTTGATTACTTTGTTCGGTTGGGCGGTTGAACACTTTGATGTAGACTTTTTTCTTGCTCATACGCGGATTGTAGAGCCTACCGTGAAGGATTTCCCTGATCAGGTTAGCAGTGTTGAGCAGATGGCGCAGACCGTGTTTAATCGGGTGCGGGACTATGCCGGAATGCAAAATTGGCCTGTTACTTTGCTAGCCCCTCAGCAAATGCCGATGCAGCAAGCTTTTCCTCAGTTTAGCTTAACGGGCGGGCTTCGTGGTGAGCAGGTTTGCGTGTCTGAGCCACCGGCAATGCCTATTGCAATGTCATATAACCCTAACCAGATTAATCAGCCTCAGGATATGGTTGCAAGCCTGGCAGGTACTTTAGCTATGATCTTAATCCACAGGGTTGGCAAGTTACCGCCAGGTGGTGAGGCACATTTACCTGTCGCTGCGGATGTACTGGCTATTTATATGGGATTTGGAGTCATGCTGAGTAACAGCGCTTATCATTTCAGAGGCGGGTGTGGTTCTTGTTACAACGCTTATGCGAATCGTCAGGCTGCGCTCAGTGAAGCCGAAACCATATTTGTGCACGCGCTCGTGTGTTATTTTAAACCAGAATATAATGGGGCTAAACACCTGAAGCCACATTTAAGAAGTCTTTATAAGAAAGCCCAGAAACAGTTAAAGGGGATCATAAAATCGTCACCCGATCCGGTTTTACTGGCACTTGAGGAGCGCAGCCGTGTCGCCTTACCTGGATGAGTTTATTCTGATTGCGCTGGCCCATTTTTTTGCGGTGGCCAGTCCCGGACCGGATTTTGCGGTAGTATTGAAACAGAGCATCAGCTTTGGTCGGCGCAATGCACTGATGACCAGTGCGGGTGTTGGTCTTGGGATCTTGGTGCATGTCACCTATTGCTTGCTGGGTGTTGCATTGTTGCTATCTCAGTCACCCGAATTATTTAATGTCTTCAAATATCTTGCTGGCGCATACTTGGCATATATGGGAGTTCAGGCATTGCGGGCAACTGCTGCGCCGGCTTCTCAGCAAAATGATGCCGCGCAGCTGGTGCAGGAAAGTGCTTTTTCGGCACTTCGCCGCGGATTTTTGGTTAACGCCTTGAACCCAAAAGCTACCTTGTTTTTTCTCTCCTTGTTTACCCTAGTGATAGATCCCGACACGCCACAATCCGTACAACTTTTCTACGGATTATATATGGCTGTTGCAACCTGGTTATGGTTTTCATCACTGTCGCTAGTGTTGAGTAAAGCCGCGGTCCGTCGCTTTTTTCAGCGTGCCGGACACTGGTTTGATCGTGCAATCGGGGTGGTTTTACTTTTGCTGGCACTGAGATTGGTTATTTAACGCCGGGAGTTCATATGTCAGCAAGAGAAATACTGAATTTTGCTTTTGGTTCAAACTTAACACCTGCGCGCCTGCAAGCGCGTTTGCCCCAAGCCAGGTTAGTTGGCACAGCCTGGTTACCTGGTTATACACTGGGTTTTCGTCATCGGGGGCAGGACGGCTCTGCAAAGTGCTCTATTGAACCGGATAACAGCGGTAACGCTTGTGTCCATGGTGTGCTGTATGCGTTGACTGAACAAGAAGTTGCGCTGCTTGATAGCATAGAAGGAGAGGGCTATGCGCGTCAGTGCGTTGATGTGGTCCGTCAATGTGGCACTCAGACCACCGCGCATTGCTACCTTACTCAACAATTTCACAACGACCTGTTGCCGTTTTCCTGGTATCTGGAACATGTGCTTCGGGGCGTCCAATATCATCAGTTTCCCGCATCATATCAGCAGCTGTTATCCAGACAGCCTTGTATCCTGGATTTGGACTATCACAGGGCCCAGCGGGAGTTGTCTATTTATCAATAAGGAAGAAAAATAAAAATGAAGTACCAATTTGGCAGAGGTCTTATCGCCGCAGCGCTGCTGACTGTTATGCATACGCCAGTATTGGCCGGGCAGGTCACACCTAAAGTCAATGTCGCAGAGGTGGAACGAGCGGTCGTCGAAGCGATGGAGACATTTCATATTCCGGGTATCGCACTGGCTGTGGTTGAGCGCTCAGAAGTGGTACTGGCTAAGGGATTTGGGGTGCGCCATGTTGCATACCCAGATAAAGTAGACGCGAATACCTTGTTCGGCATTGCCTCTAATAGTAAAGCTTTTACTGCTGCGGCGTTGGCTATGCTGGTGGATGAAGGCAAGCTGAGCTGGGATGACAGAGTTATTAAACATATCCCCGAGTTTCGTTTGGCCGATCCCTATGCAACGCGTGAAATGACGATCCGTGATTTACTGAGCCATCGCAGTGGGTTGGGAAAAGGGGCTGGCGATTTGATGATTTGGCCGGACACCGACAAAACTATGTCAGACCTCCTTGAAGGGATTGCACATTTACCGGTAAACAGCAGTTTTCGCAGTGAATATGCCTACAATAACCTGATGTTTGTCGTAGCGGGCGAGGTGGTACATCGGGTGACTGGTCAGGATTGGCGTACATTTGTTGAACAACGTATGTTTAAGCCTCTGGGCATGAATACCTCCAAAGCCGGGTTTTCTAGGATACCGGCGCAAAACACCAACTGGGCCACGGGTAGTATTTACTGGGAGAACCAACTTACGCCATTCTTTATCGATTATCTGGAAGACTTCCGTGGCGCTGGTGCCATTGCCTCCAGCGCAAATGACATGAGCCGCTGGCTACTGACCCAGTTATCACAAGGACAAATACCAGAGGGTAAACGCTTGTTTAGTAGTGAACAGCAAACCCAGATGTGGTTGCCTCATATTATGCGTGCGCCCAGTAAAGAGGGTAAAAAATATTACCAGCAACAATTCAGAGGCTATGGATTGGGTTGGGCCATTGAAGATTATTTTGGTCATAAAAAAGTGGGCCATGGCGGTGGGATCCTGGGAATGGTCTCCCAGGTGGCAATGATACCGGGCAAAGAGCTGGGCGTGGTGGTGTTATCAAATCAGCAGGTTTACCCAGCTCTGACCGCCATCATTAATGAGGTATTTGAAGACGCACTCGGCTTGCCAGAACGAGACTGGGTGAAAGAAACCGCAGAGCGTTATTACGCAAAACGTGAGGAAACCTATCGTGAGGCGGGCGTCGTGAAAGTTGACAATCCTCAACCGGCATTGGCCAATCAGGTGTATACAGGTACCCTGAGCAGTCCCTGGTATGGCGATGTCATTATTGAAGAGCTGGAAGGTCAGTTGCATATCGACTTTACTCACACCGCGATGCTCAAAGGAAAGTTGGTACATCATACGGGTAATACCTTCGTTGTGCAGTGGCAACAACCTATGCTGGAGGCGGATGCCTATATTCACTTCACCTTGTCTCCATCGCAGCAGATTGAAGCGGCAAGCATGTCCTGGGTAAACCCGGATATCACAGATTTCAGTTTTGATTTCCATAATTTGCAGCTTACAGTTAAGTCGCTGCCAGAACAGTAAGCAGGCAGTTTACACCAAAGTATCAGGGCCTGCTCAAGTCGGCTCTGATACACTTAGGTTATTACTCCACGAAGGACTGGCTTTGCTATGCGTACGGCGTTGATCACTCACCCACTTTGCCGCAAACATAAAATGATTGCGGACCATCCGGAATGTCCTGAGCGTCTGGATGCCATTTCAGATCGTATTCTGGCCTCCGGATTGGATGTGGCTATTGAATATAAAACAGCCCCCAAGGCGACATTAGAAGATATTGCTCGAGTACATGATCAGGCACATATCTCTCGGGTATATGAGGCATTACCAGAGTCAGGTTTGGCAGAGCTCGATGGCGATACCTGGTTATGTCCGGATTCAATGAAAGCCATCGAGCGGGCTGTGGGAGCGGGCATCCTGGCCGTCGATGAGGTGTTAGCGGGTAAACTGGATGCGGCATTTTGCGCCGTTCGACCACCTGGTCATCATGCCAACCAACATAGTTCGTCGGGGTTCTGTGTATTCAATAATCTGGCCATTGCGGTGGCATATGCAAAGCAACAAGGAGTAGAGCGCATTGCGGTGCTGGACATCGATGTGCACCATGGCAACGGTACGCAGGATATAGTTCGGGACGATCCTCAGGTATTGTTCTGCTCTTTGTTTCAATATCCGTTCTATCCGAATACTGCGATTGAAAATACTGACTCAGTGTTAAATTCACCGCTGCCAGCTGGCAGCGACGGGCGTGACTTTCGGGCGCTGGTTGAGCAGCAATGGCTGCCCAGACTCAAGACGTTTTCACCCCAACTGATTTTCATCAGTGCCGGGTTTGATGGCCACCTTGAGGATGATATGGGGGCCTGAGTTTTGTCGAGCAGGACTATATCTGGTTTACCGAACAAGTGATTGCCTTTGCCAAAGCCCAGTCATGTCTGGGGATCATTTCCTACCTTGAAGGCGGCTATGATCTGTCATCGCTGGGGCGCAGTGTTGAGTGTCATGTTCGGGCACTGGCAGAAGCCTGAGGTCTGTCCTGTTAACGAATATTCTCTAACAGTTTAAAGGCATCTTCAACGCTGCATTCACTGAGTTTAGAGACGCAACACTGGCCTTCCTGTACTAAAGTTTGTTGCACTAATCGGGTGAGTGCATCGGCCGACAAGGGCGCTATTGTCTCCCGGAACGCGTCATATACTGGCCATTACGATAGATACAGATCCCCTCGTCAGGGCCCGAATAATGGCACATTTCCGTCAATTCATTTTCATTGCTGACATAGGCTAGACTTTGGTCTAACCATAATAGGAACGGGTAAGACTTTATTGTCATTATTTGTTCTTGGTCAAGGTTGTTTAAATTCTCTCCATTATACTCGATTAGATTGGCTGAAAGCGAGGCTGTGCTTATGATGGGCGATACACGTCAACTGCAAATTAAAGATGTTTACTCAAATAACCTGCTGTGTTGTGACTACACCACGCGTCTGTATGATGCGCTGAGTCTGATGAGAGAGCGGCGGGTCAGTTCAATATTTATTACGCAGGACGATAAAATCGTCGGAATTTGGACGGAGTCAGACTGTGTCAGCCTGGATTTCGAACACAGTGGGCTGGCACAGACCGCCATCGGCAATATCATGAACTCTCCGGTTCATGATATCCTGATCAGTCAAACGCTGAGTGAAGCGACCATCAAGTTTCATCAACTGGGGATCCGCCATTTACTGGTAAAGGATGCCCATAACCGGCCGTTGGGTGTGGTTTCTCTGTCTGACATTGTACGCAATCAGGGGCTGGACCACTATTTGCACTTTCGTCCCATAGAAGATCATTTTGAGTCACAGATCAGCACCTTGGATGCACAAGCGTGTATTTCTGAAGCCATTCATGCGATGCGCCGGGACAAGACCACCGCCGTTTTGGTTTATCATCAGTCCCTGGCTGAATACGGCATTATTACGCAACGGGATGTGGCCTATGTGATCCTCAATCAGGACTGGCGTATGCCTTGCTGGGAACTGGCCAGTTATCCCATGGAATCCATGACACCCAAAGACAGCTTGTTTGATGCTTATCGTCTGATGACCGCACGTTCGATTCGTCACCTGGTGATCCGTGAGCCAGGGTCCAACAAGGTGATGGGCTTACTGGCACTGAAAAATGTGCTGACAGAAATAGAAACGGCCTACTGCAGTGAATTGGAAAAGTGCTGGCTCAGCGTGACTTGGCATTGCAAAAGTCGGAGAAAAACCTCTATCTGGCGAATCGCATTATCGATGCATCGCTCGATGGTATTATGATCACCCGCGCCAACGGTGAGATCATCCAGATCAACCCGGCGTTTAGCGCGCTAACTGGGTATCAGGACTATGAAGTACTGGGTAAAAACCCCAGTATTCTCAGCTCCGGAGTACATGGTCAGGAGTACTATGAGCGTATGTGGAAGGAGTTGCGAAATAAGGGCGTCTGGCAGGGGGAGATCTGCAATAAACGTAAAAGTGGTGAAGTCTATGTAGAATGGCTGACTATTATTGAGATCAATGAACCCTACAGCGATGATGTCCTTTATGCGGCCATTTTCAGTGACATTACTGAGCGTAAAAATGCCGAAGAAAAAATTGCCCGGCTGGCCTATTTTGATGAACTGACCGGACTACCTAATCGGCGTTTGTTTTACGACAGACTGTCGATGGCACTGGCCTCAGCACAGCGTGATAAACATAAACTCAGCGTGATGTTCATCGATCTGGATCGCTTTAAAGAAGTCAATGACACGCTAGGCCACAGCGCCGGAGATAAGCTGCTCAGCCAGGTGAGTGAGCGGATCAAAGCCATCCTGAAACAAGGAGATACACTCGCTCGCCTCGGTGGTGATGAATTCGTGGTGTTGCTTACCGAAGTAGAGCACATGGAAGATGTTGTTAATTTTGCTGATCAGATCCTAAGTGAGCTCAGTGTGCCCTTTGCACTTGGAGAGCTTAACGTCACTGCCACGGCCTCTTTGGGTGCGGCAATCTACCCCGAAGACGGCCTTGACAGTGAGAGTCTGCTCAAACATGCGGACGTAGCAATGTATCGCTCCAAAGAGCTGGGGCGCAATTCGTTTCAATTATACAAAGCGTCAATGAATGCGCGTTCGCTGGAACGATTGTCGATGTTAAGCCGTTTTCAAAGTGCACTGGAAGGTGGGGAGTTTGAGCTACATTATCAGCCACTGCGCTGCCTGACCAGTGGTCGGATCATGAGTGTGGAATGCCTGCTGCGTTGGCAGGATCCAAACCTGGGCACTATTTCGCCTGCTCAGTTTATTCCGCTGGCCGAAGAGCTGGGTTTAATTGTCAAGCTGGATCAATGGGTGATTAACCAAGCTTGCCGGCAAATGGCGCTATGGTTGAATGAAGGACTAGATATACGCCGCATTGCAATTAATATCTCCGCCAGTCATCTCAGCCAGGGCGACTTGGTGATGACCATGGCCAAAGCACTGGAGCAACATAACCTGGATGGTCGTTATGTGGAGTTAGAACTGACCGAAACCAGCTTTGTCAGTAATCTACATGATGCCAAGGTCATGCTGAAGAAGCTCAAAACTCTGGGAGTCTCGATTGCATTGGATGATTTTGGCACCGGCTATTCGGCGCTGAGCTATTTGACCAAACTACCGATCGATATACTGAAAATTGATGCCAGTTTTATTGCCAAAATTCCCGATGAATATGGGAATAGCGAGATTGTTACGGCGATTGTCGCGATGGCTAAAGCACTGAACTTACATGTAGTGGCGGAAGGGGTTGAAAAATCGGTGCAGCAGAAGTTTTTGCAAAAGCTGGGGTGCCATACCATGCAGGGATATCACTACTGTCGCCCGTTGCCACAGTCAGAATGGCTTAACTTTTATCGCTCAGAGCGGGGCATAAGCGAGCTTGCGCCACCGCAACGTCTGGTAAGCGGCCGTTAAATAGCCGCGTATAATTTAGTCCAGGCTTACCGAGACTTCGTATGAAGTGAACTTACGGATATTGATCACACCTGTGTCAAAGATTAGGTACTGACCTTTAATACCTTGTAAGGTACCGCTGACAACCGGCTCTTTATCAAAGTTAAAGGAGCTGATTTTACTAGGGTAACTGGTAACCGGGAAGTTCAGATCTACCACTTCTTCATCCAGCCGCTCAATGGCCGTGGCGCCAAACAGTTCGGCCAGTTCGTCCAGCTTAGTCTGGATCTGAGGGATCAGCTCTGCTGCTGAGGCTTTGAGATCCAGCTCAGGATTTATGCCCTTAAGCATGTTGCGCCAGTTGGTTTTATCGGCAATAAATTCCGCCAATGCCACTTCCACTAAGCCAGATTGCAGGCGGGTCTGTACTTTGAAGATAGGTACAGCCTGTGTGGCACCCTGATCGATCCAGCGGGTTGGGATCTGGGTATGACGAGTGATACCGACTTTAAGGCCGGACGTATTTGCCAGATAAACGTAGTGGGGGATCATACAGTGGGTTTCACCCCACTCAGGTTCGCGGCAAGTGCCCTGATCGTAGTGGCAGGTTTCAGGCTTCATGATGCACATGTCGCAGCTGGCCAGCTTTTTCATGCACACAAAACAGTGTCCCTGTGAGTAGCTTTTCTTGGTTTTCTTGCCACAGTTACAGCAGAAAATATTGCCGCTGAAGGTGAGCGTCAGACGCTTGCCAATCAGGTCGTTCAATGGCAACAGGTCGTCGCCCACAGGTAACTGATAGTTTATGGTTGGTGCTGATGCACAATTCAATTGCGCCTGCATCTTACGTAGAGTACCTTGCATCTTTACGCCCCTAAAGATGGTTGAAATCGGCTATCCTAACAAAGCGCGACCTAGAGGTGAACAAAGGCGGGAAAATAAAAAACCGGGTCAGTGACCCGGTTTGGCGTTTTTTAACTTATTGCTCGCGGGCAATGGCGCGGTAGGCGATATCGGTTCGGTACTCAACACCGTCCCAGTTAATCTCCTGTACCAGTGCATACGCGCGTTTTTGCGCTTCTGTCACTGTGTGTCCTAAAGCAGTGGCACACAAGACACGTCCGCCCGCGGTAACCACAGCGTCACCATCTTGTTTCGTACCTGCATGGAAGACTTTTTCACCTTCCGAATAAGTAACACGCAGACCAGAGATAGCATCGCCTTTCGGATAGCTACCTGGGTAGCCCTTTGCTGCCAGTACAACGCCGACAGCAGCGCGAGGATCAAACTGAATCTCAGTCTGATCCAGCTCCTGACGGTTAGCCGCTTCAATCAGTGTGACCAAATCCGATTGCAAACGCAGCATGATAGGTTGCGTTTCAGGATCACCAAAACGACAGTTGTACTCAATGACTTTAGGTGTACCGTCTGCTGCAATCATCAGGCCTGCATACAGGAAGCCAGTATAAGGGTGGCCTTCTGCCGCCATGCCTTCAACGGTTGGTGTGATCACCTCATCCATAATGCGCTGGTGGATTTGGGCTGTCACAACCGGCGCTGGTGAGTAAGCTCCCATCCCACCTGTGTTAGGACCTTCGTCGCCATTATAAGCGCGCTTGTGGTCCTGACTGGTGGCGAATGGCAAAACGTTTTTACCATCGACCA is a window of Pseudoalteromonas sp. R3 DNA encoding:
- a CDS encoding serine hydrolase — protein: MKYQFGRGLIAAALLTVMHTPVLAGQVTPKVNVAEVERAVVEAMETFHIPGIALAVVERSEVVLAKGFGVRHVAYPDKVDANTLFGIASNSKAFTAAALAMLVDEGKLSWDDRVIKHIPEFRLADPYATREMTIRDLLSHRSGLGKGAGDLMIWPDTDKTMSDLLEGIAHLPVNSSFRSEYAYNNLMFVVAGEVVHRVTGQDWRTFVEQRMFKPLGMNTSKAGFSRIPAQNTNWATGSIYWENQLTPFFIDYLEDFRGAGAIASSANDMSRWLLTQLSQGQIPEGKRLFSSEQQTQMWLPHIMRAPSKEGKKYYQQQFRGYGLGWAIEDYFGHKKVGHGGGILGMVSQVAMIPGKELGVVVLSNQQVYPALTAIINEVFEDALGLPERDWVKETAERYYAKREETYREAGVVKVDNPQPALANQVYTGTLSSPWYGDVIIEELEGQLHIDFTHTAMLKGKLVHHTGNTFVVQWQQPMLEADAYIHFTLSPSQQIEAASMSWVNPDITDFSFDFHNLQLTVKSLPEQ
- a CDS encoding 5-carboxymethyl-2-hydroxymuconate isomerase yields the protein MPHLIIEHSANLDIPATQLVEAVHRGAEATRLFDPASIKTRAIAYSDYQLGGERQGFIHVQAHIISGRTLAQKQLLSDALLSALRSLTQDPQINLSVHPYDLNPEIYRKN
- the purD gene encoding phosphoribosylamine--glycine ligase, with the protein product MNILVIGSGGREHALAFKAAQNPSVKTVFVAPGNAGTALEPKLQNVAIGVEDIDALLAFAKENKVELTIVGPEAPLVIGVVDRFREAGLAIFGPTQGAAQLEGSKSFTKDFLARHQIPTAAYQTFEEIEPALAYVKAQGAPIVVKADGLAAGKGVIVAMTEAEAEDAIRDMLAGNAFGEAGSRVVIEEFLEGEEASFIVMVDGKNVLPFATSQDHKRAYNGDEGPNTGGMGAYSPAPVVTAQIHQRIMDEVITPTVEGMAAEGHPYTGFLYAGLMIAADGTPKVIEYNCRFGDPETQPIMLRLQSDLVTLIEAANRQELDQTEIQFDPRAAVGVVLAAKGYPGSYPKGDAISGLRVTYSEGEKVFHAGTKQDGDAVVTAGGRVLCATALGHTVTEAQKRAYALVQEINWDGVEYRTDIAYRAIAREQ
- a CDS encoding gamma-glutamylcyclotransferase family protein, with product MSAREILNFAFGSNLTPARLQARLPQARLVGTAWLPGYTLGFRHRGQDGSAKCSIEPDNSGNACVHGVLYALTEQEVALLDSIEGEGYARQCVDVVRQCGTQTTAHCYLTQQFHNDLLPFSWYLEHVLRGVQYHQFPASYQQLLSRQPCILDLDYHRAQRELSIYQ
- a CDS encoding LysE family transporter, with protein sequence MSPYLDEFILIALAHFFAVASPGPDFAVVLKQSISFGRRNALMTSAGVGLGILVHVTYCLLGVALLLSQSPELFNVFKYLAGAYLAYMGVQALRATAAPASQQNDAAQLVQESAFSALRRGFLVNALNPKATLFFLSLFTLVIDPDTPQSVQLFYGLYMAVATWLWFSSLSLVLSKAAVRRFFQRAGHWFDRAIGVVLLLLALRLVI
- a CDS encoding DUF2797 domain-containing protein, with protein sequence MQGTLRKMQAQLNCASAPTINYQLPVGDDLLPLNDLIGKRLTLTFSGNIFCCNCGKKTKKSYSQGHCFVCMKKLASCDMCIMKPETCHYDQGTCREPEWGETHCMIPHYVYLANTSGLKVGITRHTQIPTRWIDQGATQAVPIFKVQTRLQSGLVEVALAEFIADKTNWRNMLKGINPELDLKASAAELIPQIQTKLDELAELFGATAIERLDEEVVDLNFPVTSYPSKISSFNFDKEPVVSGTLQGIKGQYLIFDTGVINIRKFTSYEVSVSLD